TGCTTTCATCATAAGTGCCACTATGATTCCTAACATGGCCCCTGCAATCACCTGTTCCAAAAACATTTATGTAAAATTAACCAAAAAGATAATACTTATATATTGAGCATTTAATATATTTTCAATAATCGTTTTACACTCGCTAAAATATAAATTCTTCATATAATGTTGTCACAATTCATTCAAAGTGTAAGTTTCATGGAGAGATTgttattaaaataatataatgCTTATAATCATATTCGacactaaaaaaatatatatatttcagatGAAAGAGGAACCTGTAATGGAGTATGCCCAAGAGAATCACGTAGAGGTCTGGATGTGGATAACGGGTGCTCCGGAGGAAATTCACAGACGATCTGGTTTAACACCTGCACAAGTTTAACACAAGTAGACAATATTTAAAGCGATGTAAGGGTAAAAAGGTCATTTTCCTCTTACTTGATACGTCAAAAAATTTATATGATCATCCAGGAATACAATCAAtcaaatgttaaataaaataaaaatgtaaatATTGGGTAAAAAATTCTTACTTCAGCCTGGCGACCGGCATGGAGTCTGACTCCAGATGCATCATACATAACCTGCATTATTTCAAAATACAAATAAGTATACAAAGTTATAATCCCGTGAACAAAGTTATTTGTGGTGGCAATGAATTATGTCTGAGATTACGTACGATAAAAGCCATAACAACAGCAATTGCAAATGATGATGATTCAACGCCATCATGTAGACCAATGGATACTGCAAGTGCCACAACAGTTGAAGAATGAGATGAAGGCATTCCACCTGAGCCCACAATCTTTTTAGGATCCCATTTCTTTTCCTTATACCTGAAATTCAGAGGATTACACAAAATGTAGAGGTTAGTGATAAGACTACTGTGTTGTGCTGAATGCGAAATgtgcaaaaaagaaaaaaacgcCACACAGGTAGTGTTTCACATTTCAAGTCCACCAATATGTGTTATGGAGAGGTGAAGcgtaataaaaaaaattaaaagtaaaaTGCACATGGAGGTGTAATGGGGCTTGCTGATTGGCTCCAAAAGAAAGAGATAGGGGGCAGCGTCCACGGTCTAAGCTGACCTACATCCACGGGCTGCAACCAGGATATAGGATCGGATTGCAAACACAGCGTCCACGGTACCCTAACAGGTCTTCTACCACAACACATGGTCTAATACGTTTAATCTTTTTTAACAATTTGGAAAACTTGTTAACTATTTTGAGAAACCGAAATCATCAAAGCATAAGATACTATAGTCTAGAGGTCAAACTTCAAAGACTTGCAGTTCATATGAATTAGATGCTGAAAAAAACTAGGGTTTACAAATACATAAATAACAATATTCTGAAAGTTATTGGTGTTTAGCATGATGTCACAAATTGAATATGTAACCAAATTATCGATTCAACATTAAACAGAATAATCAAACATGATCTAAACTACAGTCAAACATAGATCGTTGACTGAGATCTGACTCACCAGGTAGTAATAACCTTGAGGAATTGAGCAATCGCAAACGCAAGGAACGCTGACAACAGCGGCACACTGTACGGAAGCACCGGAGCCGAAGACGACGGTGTCACTGCCGCCGTGGTAGCGTGGTACGCCGCGTCGGCGATGGTGATCACCTCCTCCATTGACTTTTCACGCAAACTCGAAATTGCTGTAAATTCTTCAACAAATGCACAGAACGTTGGAGAATTGATTTGAAGAAATCAACTATTGAATTCAGATTTGAAAGAGTTTGAATTGTGCAGAGGTAATCGGACGGCGACGTTGACGGTGGGAGCCACCGTTTAAACAACGTATCGTGTACAATAAGACGGCCGTCTACAGTTGGCCGTTATTATTTACATTGAAAATCGTACTAGTTTTGATGCGGTGTGTACAAGTAATAATTGTTATGTTCAAAAGTGACAACTCAGAGGTAAATGTGGAGTTTGATTGGTGGAAATGTGGAATCTTGTTTTGTCGATATGTGATTATCTAGAAGCTTCTGTGTCTCCAACTGGTCCACGCTGTTGATCAAAATGttaattgatgattttcaattgtatttttttttcgaATGGGTTATTTAGGGGAGCCAATTATTTATTGTTAAAAGAGTATTCGGAGCACCCTAGGGGATCCTATTTGGTTTGGTCGGGTGCTTCGCCAGGGACGGACCTATATAGAGTGGGTCAGAGTTTACATACCTTAATGTTTTTTAAAAATTAGTTTATCTGGTATATTATATTTTCTAAGCATCTTATAAAAACGATTAGGCGGACCCATATAGAGTGGGTCGGGGTTTCCATAcctcaattattttttttaaaattagtTGATCCAATATATTATATTTTCTAAGCACCTTATAAAAACAATTAGATGGACaccctaaaaataaaaataaaagctgGTGTAGTGACAATACCTCTTATTAAAAAACAAGCAGAAGCAAGCATACAGAACATAAGCATGTGCACCCAATCACCAACATAACCCTTGTATGCTATGAATTTACATTATATTTTTATTGTGTGTTTATGAAGAGCAATGATTACATATTTTTAATACATGTTCCTCGTGCCGACAACCGACCCAAAAATTTTAACGTTTTGTTGTGAAAATTTTGAACGCCGAAAAAAGTGGACCCCATTGGAAAAAAATCATGGGTCTGTCACTGACCGCCGCTGCGCCGCATGCAATTCAGTTTGGGCGACAGGTAGTTAGAATAAAATCGACTTGGGTATGTGGGGAAACCGATTGTGAATGTTGAAGTGTGGATAAGGTGGCCGTTCATCATTGGTTGGTGTCATTTGAGTAATTTTTCATGGATTTTCTTGAAAATGAGATGGTTGTCCTTTGGTGTCATGAGAGAGTACTTTGATACTTTGGGTTGTGCCCCCAGTACCCTTAATGAGTAGAGTTATAAGCCCGAATATCATTTGTATAAGTTGTATCAAAAGCATAACCTTATCCTAGATTTATTAAAATTATGCAACTTGTTTACCTGGATGAGTGCAAGACTGCAAGTTGGGAATGAGTTGGTGGATTGTAAATAGGTCGCAATCGGTAATCATGTTGTAAATGGAGCATAATGGTTTAGGGATTTCAAAAAGTAGGCTAAAAATGTTGTAAAGAACTTGGTAGGTTGACCTAATATAAAATAAGGTTTTTTCTTCTAATTTTGAATGGTTAACAAGTTGATCATTTTAATCAAATGGATTAAACATCTCAATCTAAACGACTTTGCTTAATTGGACGTGTCTGACATATAAAACCCAAACACGGCGTGTTTACTTAAACATATTATGGATGACAAGCTAAAACCTTATAAATCATGTTGTGTAGATACAAActtcattaaattataaatagACATAACAGGTTAACTGAATAGGTTAAACATGTTAATCTGACGGCATATCTAACATATCAACCCATAGTCCAGACACCGACATATTTGCTTTGATAAGAATTGATTCAATTAGAAAGGGACAACACTAATTGCCCAATACCAAAACAAACTCCATACTTTAATCAGCCGAAAACGCTTTTCAACATTTATATACATGATACTACGCCTCATTTTAACCCTCCATAACCATATTTAAAAACCAAAATCCATCTTAGGGACACGATCTTTCGTCTGTAACACATAACAATGTCCGCGTTGACTCGCTCCGTTGACTTTGGGCTGGTGTGGTTGTTCTTGACGAACGCTTTGTGGCAACCAAAGTGGGCTCTTTAGGCCACTCATCATCACTAACTCCATCATCAATCCCGTCCCATCTGTTTGCGTTATTAAAGACCGGGTGAACATACGCGTTTTCTAAATAGTTCTTGACATTTAAACATGGCTCACGTGCGCGTTCTAGCGTATCTTTCATCATAGCCTCCTGTAAAGATAAAGAACACACTTTTCTTTGAATATGGGTTGTGCTTAACAATAAACACATTCACAAGTAAATGTACCCCAAATGATAAATCGACTAACCTGTAAAGGGTACCTAACAAAAGCGGGTTCATACCGGCCCTTGCAGAATCTATGAAACCAAATGGTCAAAACCGGGAGTACAATAAGCAATGGAGTTGATTGAGTAGCTTCTTTTGTGCTAAGCAAACCCATCAAAAGCAACTGTGAAACAATCAGTGCAGTTATGATACGCCCATGAACATCGGGCCAAAAAGCTCCGGCACTCTCGTATTGCTGATGATACACATTTATAATCTACACtcagaagaaaagaagaaaaaaaaagatgatTAAGTTAGTATTCAAAAATCTAAACAAAATTCAAATTTAGAAATATAAGGGGCAGGTTCGAATAAAGTGGGTGATTTGAGTTTTCTTGCAACTTGATGCAACACATTAAGTGTTTCGGGTCAACCACCGTTTAATGTCGTACAAAAGAATAACCCAATTTGCCAAACCTGTTAAAAAGTAGGGGTGTGCATGGTTTGGTTATTAGCCTtaaccgaagtcatcggttaatcTATTTTATTAATCCTTCGGTTTCAGTTAATCGGTTCAGTTTATTcggttaatttgtcggttttcagttcaaccaaaccaaaccaaacttGGCCCAAAATTTTTACTTAGATATACATGGAATAGAGGTCTAAATACATGAAATGGtagtataaatacataaaaattgaggtataaatacataaagtggatgtataaatatatgaaatggatgtataaaacataaatacatgaaatagggGTATAAAAGCAAGATATATATAAATATGAATGGTTCGATTAggtttggttaatttcggttaaccaAGGTTACAAAAAATAACCGATAACCGTTCTTCAGTTAACAGTTCGGTTTTTGCTCACCCTTGTTAAAAAAATTTCTAACCAGAACATACTGACTATATATATAATGAATAAAATTGAGCAAAAAGTGTTTCAGTTCAACCCAATCCGACTTGTTTCAATTTCAACGCGTAACAAAAATTACCCATTTGACCACTTTCCAAACCCATTTTTAACCAAACTACCCAACCGTTTAGCAGCGTCTATTCAGAaccaaaatttttgaaaactttattaCCTGATGGCGATACACGACATAAGCAAGTCCAAAGAACACAACTATGAAAGGAAGCAGAATCGGGGTGACAGCAGCATAAACAAGCCCGAGTAAGAAGTACAGCTGGATTTGCGGTTCACCCGTGTTAAAAGTCAAACTCCCAGGATTCATTGCTTCTTCTCTGTCTTTTTCAGTTTTCACTAGAAAAAAATTCTTTAGGTGATAAAATATTAATGGTTTTATTCTCAATATTTCTCCTGCAACTCCAGCCCATCCATCTACCATGATATATGTTATAAAGAAAGTTGCTTTCATCGGTATAGATGCTCCAATTGTCACTGGGATTCTGTAGATATATAAAACAAATCATACAAATGATGAGCGACGTATAGGATGATATCTATATAATAGAAatatgagtaaaatgccattttcgtccatgaggtttggctacttttgcgactttcgtccaaaggtttgtttttccgcatctggatccaaaaggtttgaaatcttgccattttcatccgatatgttaactctatccattttttaatgttaagccaggggtattttcgtcttttcaGACATTTTTTTGTGATAATTAAAGGGTTTAGGTGGGGAGAAAGTCAATAGAagtggatctttctttcttatactgttttttttattttaataaaaatgtgtAAAAAGACGGAACTGCCCCTCATTTAACGgggaaaatggatggagttaacgagtcgaatgaaaatgacaagattttaaaccttttggatccggatgcggaaaaacaaactttGGACGGAAGTcacaaaagtggccaaacctcaaggacgaaaatgatATTTTACTCTAGAAATATTGCAATTCTCTAGGGACGTTTCAAAAAGCAAAGCATTTTGATACAACTAGTGTGGGTTGAGGAAAATCTTACTCGTTTGCGGACTGGTGAATGAAGTTATTTAGCTGTTGGAATGCAGTCCCGGTAATTATGCTTCCAAGAAAAACATTAATAAATTGGAAAATATAATATCTCGTTGCAGATCTTCGCTCTAAAGTAGATATTGAGATAAATCCTTCAAACTTTGACATCATCATCAAGATTGAAGGTAGAATGATGAGGAAAATCTTCAACGCAATTCCTGGAAGAACACCTTGAATAACAGATGTTACAAATTTCCTGCAGGAAAAcagaaagttaaaaaacaaaatattaaTGTCATGGCAACTATAGGAAGTGTGTGGATTTGCAGGTCTCCATAATTAGTTATTAATGTGTGAATAACAGATTCTGCGCGGCAAACAAAATTAATTATACAGGGGTAAAAAATATTACTTGTTTAACCTTTTATTGAGCCTAATTTAGAAGACTTTTACTCctactttcgtccaaaggttcgtttttccgcatctggatccaaaagatttgaaatcttgtcattttcatccggcaagttaactccatccatttttctccgttaagtcggtGGTATTTCAGggtttttttgttaacttaaaggacaattcggtctttttcaggggtattatGTCTTTTTACATAAAGAGTGAAAAAGACCTAATTGCCCTTTAAGTTtgcaaaaaagacggaaatactcCTAACTTAATAGAGAAGAGTGGATGGAGTTTACTtgtcggatgaaaatggcaagatttcaaatcttttggatctagatgcggaaaaacaaacctttgaatgaaagtcgcaaaattggccaaacctcagggtCGAAACTGATATTTTACTCTAATATCTAAGTTTCAAGCATAACCACTGGCCACCTTCTATTTTCTCTCTGGCCTAATCATTTTTCACTTCTTTTAGTGATGGTTGGTAGTTATGTCCTTAAAAAATCAGAATTTGCAACACATTTTTATTACAACCGCTTATCTCATTTTTTTAACATTCGACTGAAATAACCATTTTGAAAAAGAACATCCTAAAACCTAATAGTCCATACAAAGAAGAAGACTGAATATGTATTCAAAATATTGGACTCTAAAGAAATCAACAAAGCAAAAATGTagagtaaagtacatggatggtccctgtggtttactaaATATTTGGGTTTGGTCCCTACTTTTTCAAAAAAACATgaatggtccttgtggtttgcactttttAACGCATTTAGCccccagccaacaaatctaaaggttttagcaggtccaagttagggactaaatgcgttacaaagtgcaaaccacagggaccatccatgtacttttggaaaaagctaggtactaaatacgttacaaaatgcaaaccacaaggaccatctgtgtacttttggaaagctagggaccaaatccaaaattttgataaagcacagggaccatccgtgtactttactccaAAAATTTAGTTTAGAAAATAACTTACACTTCCAAAAGTCCCTTCATGAAAGGAGCTGCTTTCACTATCCCATCAATATTTGCAAGTGACTGTACAAATGCTATTGGGATCATGAAGAAGAATGTAAGGAAGAAAAAAGCAACTGCAATTATAAGTCTTCTGATGGTGAGTGACACGAACGGAATCGCAAGATTATCCCAGTAGACGTCACGGGGTTCTGGGGCCCACTCAGTTAACCAAATAGTTGGGTTTCTTGATTGTTCTGTTTGTGCACATACGGCAGCCCCCCAACGTGTTTTAAAAGAAACAAATGCAGCTGGCATAACATACTTGGAGCTTTTTGTAATCTTTTCCCTCTCTTTACATATCTAGCAATTAAGAAGTTTAAACAATTAGAACAGATGAACAAGAGACTAAGAGAGTGCAAGCAACATATACTCTTCTGCAACAAATATATACATGACTCTTCATTTTATTGTATTCAAGGTTCTTAAAAACATGTACAAGATAATAAATTTATTCCGCACTCATAAATGCGCAAAAAAATGTTCACACACTACAGCATCTATGAGAGATTTCTTAGACATGTAAGAATACATATTTGTTATTCTTGAAACTTAAAAATACAtgtaagaggtttgaaccattaagagctgaacgagtaagaggtttgaaccattaagagcccatTAAGAACcgaaacaaacagcccctaagtgtaCTATAAAAGGTATCCGCAAGTGTGTATAAAAACGTTAAAGAACGAAAATACTGACATGTAATAGTGTGGAAATTTTGGTTTAGAAGCAATTGTCATGGACTCATGGCACATTGATCTACGCTTGTTCATAGTTTTACACACTTTTAAGTGTATGGAAGTACCTAAAAAGTATGTATTTTTTACTTGCTTGTTGTAGCAGCATTTATAAACATATAGATAAtaagggtgggagttggctacaaagtccatttttcctacaaagtgtaaaaagtcataaaataaAGAAATCTACAAAAGTGTATGCATTGAAAAGACACTTCCGGTGACTTTCAACCCATTTGACCCATTAGGAATCAACCCATTTGACCCATTAGGAATTACCCCATTCATAAGTAAACGGAATTTCCACCCATACATGGAAATACTACcaacaaaatttcaaaaatactaCATGGATTGTAAACAAGACTGCATAAAATCGTAGATGTACAGAAAAGTTCATTTGAAAAGTAAACCGATTTTTCTCCACTTATGTGTTTAGACATTTAAGCAACTTGTTTTCAGAATTTACGTGTGAGTAATCTCCGGTGTTCAAAAAAATCTGTATCCGAAAccgaaaatccgtatccgaaatatctgaaatttcagatatccgaaaacAAGATAATATGAATTTTCGGATTTGGATTCGAatatgaatttcaaaaatttcggataatccgatatccgaaaactatttctttatataaatatatatagtatatgagcattatatttagtttgaaatATGGTAAAATATAGTAAAACTTAGTAAATAATCGGATCCGGATGTGGATTTACGAATGTTTTTAGTTTTCAATGTTGGAAATTTGGAAAATCGAATATATGTTTAGCTTTAATCTATGCACGaaatggatttttttttataaattcagatatccgtttggatatccgaatccgtatccgaaatttcggattttggatatccgaattttcgaatacggattcggatattaatattcactatccgaaattttcggatatccgaaaaccggataatccgatcttgaacacccgtAATCTCCATAATTAAGTCTTCCAACGAGTGGAAGTGTGTATTTCACAATTCTTCACATATTTTGTAGCGGTAGAGAAGACGTGTTATTGCTACTTACCTCTTTCGATAGTTTATCGATCTCAGATTGATAATAATCAATAGCATCCACACGCTTCCCGCACAGGCCAAGATATCCAGTCTGCTCCATtaacaaaaagaaaacaaaaaaaaaaagatccaTTAAACTtcattgatggtctttttgacTGGTTATTTCTGTTTCGATGGTTTAATGGATCAATCTCAAATTAAGAATACCTtcattgatggtctttttgacTGGTTATTTCTATTATATTTCAGTTGATAATAGTCAAGCCAATTCTGCTTTGTTTTCCTCTCATTTACCAAA
This is a stretch of genomic DNA from Helianthus annuus cultivar XRQ/B chromosome 16, HanXRQr2.0-SUNRISE, whole genome shotgun sequence. It encodes these proteins:
- the LOC110918157 gene encoding uncharacterized membrane protein YuiD, producing MEEVITIADAAYHATTAAVTPSSSAPVLPYSVPLLSAFLAFAIAQFLKVITTWYKEKKWDPKKIVGSGGMPSSHSSTVVALAVSIGLHDGVESSSFAIAVVMAFIVMYDASGVRLHAGRQAEVLNQIVCEFPPEHPLSTSRPLRDSLGHTPLQVIAGAMLGIIVALMMKASE
- the LOC110915562 gene encoding CSC1-like protein At3g21620; translated protein: MASSSEIGLAAGMNILTAIAFLVAFAILRIQPLNDRVYFPKWYLKGLRNDPLQSGAFVQKFVNLDFRSYLRFLNWMPAALHMPEPELIDHAGLDSVVYLRIYLTGLKIFVPIACLAFTVMVPVNWTNRTLEQSKLTFTEIDKLSISNIPTGSNRFWTHLVMAYTFTFWTCYVLKREYEIIAAMRLHFIASEQRRPDQFTVLVRNVPPDPDETVNELVEHFFLVNHPDHYLSHQVVYDANFLSNLVNERKTKQNWLDYYQLKYNRNNQSKRPSMKTGYLGLCGKRVDAIDYYQSEIDKLSKEICKEREKITKSSKYVMPAAFVSFKTRWGAAVCAQTEQSRNPTIWLTEWAPEPRDVYWDNLAIPFVSLTIRRLIIAVAFFFLTFFFMIPIAFVQSLANIDGIVKAAPFMKGLLEVKFVTSVIQGVLPGIALKIFLIILPSILMMMSKFEGFISISTLERRSATRYYIFQFINVFLGSIITGTAFQQLNNFIHQSANEIPVTIGASIPMKATFFITYIMVDGWAGVAGEILRIKPLIFYHLKNFFLVKTEKDREEAMNPGSLTFNTGEPQIQLYFLLGLVYAAVTPILLPFIVVFFGLAYVVYRHQIINVYHQQYESAGAFWPDVHGRIITALIVSQLLLMGLLSTKEATQSTPLLIVLPVLTIWFHRFCKGRYEPAFVRYPLQEAMMKDTLERAREPCLNVKNYLENAYVHPVFNNANRWDGIDDGVSDDEWPKEPTLVATKRSSRTTTPAQSQRSESTRTLLCVTDERSCP